One stretch of Opisthocomus hoazin isolate bOpiHoa1 chromosome 18, bOpiHoa1.hap1, whole genome shotgun sequence DNA includes these proteins:
- the TSHZ2 gene encoding teashirt homolog 2 isoform X1 produces the protein MPRRKQQAPKRAAGYVQEEDLKEEEDIKEEEEDDDDNNSTAQLQGSNDTGTDEEHEVGPEQKGNFSYQNSPVSHISNQDAENESLLSDGSDHVADIKSICSREPQDPKTSTHPKAQNEAHDCMDKMTAVYANILSDSYWTGLGLGFKLSNSEKRSCENRNGGNKADFDWHQDALSKSLQQNLPSRPVSKPNLFSSVQLYRQSSKMCGTVFTGASRFRCRQCSAAYDTLVELTVHMNETGHYQDDNHKKDKHRPTSYSKPRKRAFQDMDKEDAQKVLKCMFCGDSFDSLQDLSVHMIKTKHYQKVPLKEPVPTISSKMITPAKKRVFDVNRPCSPDSTTGSFSDTFSSQKNVNLQLSSNNRYGYQNGASYTWQFEACKSQILKCMECGSSHDTLQQLTTHMMVTGHFLKVTSSASKKGKQLVLDPLAVEKMQSLSEAPANDSPVSKSTSKSSAECIAPTSDLKKESKKDKAEDANKDEKAVKTEEYEDTLQKPLDPTMKYQYLREEDLEDGSKGGGDILKSLENTVTTAINKAQNGAPSWSAYPSIHAAYQLSEGAKPSLPVGSQVLQIRPTITNKLRPIAPKWKVMPLVPLSANVAQCTQVKKETDDKEEVQKDYGKEGVQAEPASLSQSEREPLLKSEASVEPKKKEPCPLKEEDKIKEDSGKEKTVLKEPTTASLSNGCAAANHSSELPCVNPLSALQSVLNNHLGKATEPLRPQSNSSPSSSTISMFHKPNLNMMEKPVLSPGPTPPKPASVSRHYLFENNDQPIDLTKSKGKKAESAQAQSCTSPPQKHALSDIADMVKVLPKATTPKPAASSRIPSMKLEIDVRRFEDVSTEVSTLHKRKGRQSNWNPQHLLILQAQFASSLFQTSEGKYLLSDLGPQERMQISKFTGLSMTTISHWLANVKYQLRKTGGTKFLKNMDKGHPVFYCSDCASQFRTPSTYISHLESHLGFQMKDMNRLAVEQQTKVEQEISRVSVQRSPETIAGEEDTDSKFKCKLCCRTFASKHAVKLHLSKTHSKSPEHHSQFVAEVDEE, from the coding sequence GTTATGTCCAAGAGGAAGAtttaaaggaagaggaagatattaaggaggaggaagaagatgatGACGACAACAACTCAACTGCTCAACTCCAGGGCAGCAATGACACTGGCACCGATGAGGAACACGAAGTGGGTCCTGAGCAGAAAGGGAACTTTAGTTACCAGAATTCCCCTGTCAGCCATATATCTAACCAGGATGCAGAAAATGAATCACTACTAAGTGATGGTAGTGACCATGTGGCAGATATTAAAAGCATTTGCTCTAGGGAGCCACAGGACCCAAAAACCAGCACCCATCCCAAAGCCCAGAATGAAGCACATGACTGCATGGATAAAATGACAGCGGTCTATGCCAACATACTGTCAGACTCTTACTGGACAGGCTTAGGGCTGGGTTTCAAGTTGTCTAACTCTGAAAAGAGGAGTtgtgaaaacagaaatggagGGAACAAAGCTGATTTTGATTGGCACCAAGACGCACTGTCAAAAAGCTTACAGCAGAATTTACCTTCCAGACCTGTGTCGAAACCCAACCTGTTCAGCTCGGTCCAGCTCTACAGGCAGAGCAGCAAAATGTGCGGCACTGTGTTCACAGGCGCCAGCCGGTTTCGGTGCCGGCAGTGCAGTGCTGCCTATGACACACTGGTAGAACTAACGGTTCATATGAATGAGACAGGTCACTACCAAGATGACAACCATAAAAAGGACAAGCACAGACCTACCAGCTACTCAAAGCCCCGAAAAAGGGCTTTCCAGGACATGGACAAGGAAGATGCACAAAAAGTTCTGAAATGTATGTTCTGTGGTGACTCTTTTGACTCCCTTCAAGATCTGAGCGTTCATATGATAAAAACTAAACATTACCAAAAAGTGCCTTTGAAGGAGCCAGTACCAACCATTTCTTCAAAAATGATCACTCCAGCAAAGAAACGTGTGTTTGATGTTAACAGACCTTGTTCCCCTGATTCCACAACGGGGTCTTTCTCAGATActttttcctctcagaaaaaTGTGAACCTACAGTTATCATCTAACAATCGCTATGGCTATCAGAATGGTGCCAGCTATACATGGCAGTTTGAGGCCTGCAAATCCCAGATTTTGAAGTGTATGGAATGTGGAAGTTCCCACGATACCTTGCAGCAGCTCACAACCCACATGATGGTCACTGGCCATTTCTTGAAAGTCACAAGTTCAGcttcaaagaaaggaaagcaacTTGTTCTGGATCCTTTAGCCGTGGAAAAAATGCAATCGCTGTCTGAAGCACCAGCCAATGACAGCCCAGTTTCAAAATCAACCAGTAAATCATCTGCAGAATGCATAGCTCCCACCTCCGAtctaaaaaaggaaagtaaaaaagaTAAAGCTGAAGATGCAAACAAAGATGAGAAAGCAGTAAAAACTGAAGAGTATGAAGACACTCTTCAGAAACCACTGGATCCCACGATGAAATACCAGTACCTCAGAGAAGAAGATTTAGAGGATGGTTCAAAGGGTGGTGGGGACATTCTAAAGTCCTTGGAGAACACTGTCACAACAGCCATCAATAAAGCTCAAAATGGAGCACCCAGCTGGAGTGCATATCCTAGCATCCATGCAGCTTATCAGCTCTCAGAAGGAGCTAAACCCTCTTTGCCTGTGGGTTCCCAAGTGCTGCAAATCAGACCAACGATCACCAATAAATTGAGGCCGATAGCTCCGAAGTGGAAGGTCATGCCTCTGGTCCCTCTCTCAGCGAATGTGGCCCAGTGCACTCAAGTGAAGAAGGAAACTGATGATAAGGAGGAAGTACAAAAGGACTATGGTAAAGAGGGCGTCCAAGCTGAGCCTGCCTCACTCAGCCAGAGCGAGAGAGAACCTCTTCTTAAATCTGAAGCCTCTGTGGAGCCAAAAAAGAAAGAACCATGTCCCTTGAAAGAAGAAGACAAAATTAAAGAGGACAgcggaaaagaaaaaacagtcctCAAGGAACCAACAACGGCTTCTCTGAGTAATGGTTGTGCTGCAGCCAACCATTCGTCTGAACTGCCTTGTGTCAACCCTCTCAGTGCACTGCAGTCAGTACTAAATAATCATCTGGGCAAAGCCACAGAGCCTTTACGGCCTCAATCCAATTCCAGCCCCAGCTCTAGCACAATTTCTATGTTCCACAAACCTAATCTAAATATGATGGAGAAGCCAGTTTTATCTCCTGGCCCAACCCCACCCAAGCCTGCAAGTGTATCCAGGCACTATTTGTTTGAAAACAATGATCAGCCTATTGACCTGACCAAATCCAAAGGCAAGAAAGCTGAGTCAGCTCAAGCACAATCTTGTACTTCTCCACCTCAAAAACATGCTCTGTCTGACATTGCTGACATGGTCAAAGTTCTTCCCAAAGCTACCACACCAAAACCTGCTGCATCTTCAAGGATCCCGTCTATGAAATTGGAAATAGATGTCCGACGCTTTGAAGACGTCTCAACAGAGGTCTCCACTCTGCATAAAAGGAAGGGCAGACAGTCAAACTGGAACCCTCAGCATCTTCTCATTTTGCAAGCTCAGTTTGCTTCCAGCCTCTTCCAGACGTCTGAAGGTAAATATTTATTATCAGATCTAGGCCCACAAGAGCGCATGCAAATTTCGAAATTTACTGGACTGTCAATGACCACCATCAGTCATTGGCTGGCAAATGTCAAGTATCAACTTAGGAAAACCGGAGGAACAAAGTTTTTGAAAAACATGGACAAAGGACATCCAGTCTTTTATTGCAGCGACTGTGCATCTCAGTTTCGAACCCCATCTACTTACATTAGCCACTTAGAATCTCATCTAGGTTTCCAAATGAAAGACATGAACAGGCTGGCTGTGGAGCAGCAAACCAAGGTAGAGCAAGAAATCTCCAGAGTTTCAGTTCAAAGATCTCCTGAAACAATAGCTGGAGAAGAGGACACAGACTCTAAGTTCAAATGTAAGTTGTGCTGTCGGACATTTGCGAGCAAACATGCAGTAAAACTTCATCTAAGCAAAACACACAGCAAGTCACCAGAACACCATTCACAATTTGTAGCAGAAGTGGATGAAGAATAA
- the TSHZ2 gene encoding teashirt homolog 2 isoform X2, with product MPRRKQQAPKRAAGYVQEEDLKEEEDIKEEEEDDDDNNSTAQLQGSNDTGTDEEHEVGPEQKGNFSYQNSPVSHISNQDAENESLLSDGSDHVADIKSICSREPQDPKTSTHPKAQNEAHDCMDKMTAVYANILSDSYWTGLGLGFKLSNSEKRSCENRNGGNKADFDWHQDALSKSLQQNLPSRPVSKPNLFSSVQLYRQSSKMCGTVFTGASRFRCRQCSAAYDTLVELTVHMNETGHYQDDNHKKDKHRPTSYSKPRKRAFQDMDKEDAQKVLKCMFCGDSFDSLQDLSVHMIKTKHYQKVPLKEPVPTISSKMITPAKKRVFDVNRPCSPDSTTGSFSDTFSSQKNVNLQLSSNNRYGYQNGASYTWQFEACKSQILKCMECGSSHDTLQQLTTHMMVTGHFLKVTSSASKKGKQLVLDPLAVEKMQSLSEAPANDSPVSKSTSKSSAECIAPTSDLKKESKKDKAEDANKDEKAVKTEEYEDTLQKPLDPTMKYQYLREEDLEDGSKGGGDILKSLENTVTTAINKAQNGAPSWSAYPSIHAAYQLSEGAKPSLPVGSQVLQIRPTITNKLRPIAPKWKVMPLVPLSANVAQCTQVKKETDDKEEVQKDYGKEGVQAEPASLSQSEREPLLKSEASVEPKKKEPCPLKEEDKIKEDSGKEKTVLKEPTTASLSNGCAAANHSSELPCVNPLSALQSVLNNHLGKATEPLRPQSNSSPSSSTISMFHKPNLNMMEKPVLSPGPTPPKPASVSRHYLFENNDQPIDLTKSKGKKAESAQAQSCTSPPQKHALSDIADMVKVLPKATTPKPAASSRIPSMKLEIDVRRFEDVSTEVSTLHKRKGRQSNWNPQHLLILQAQFASSLFQTSEGKYLLSDLGPQERMQISKFTGLSMTTISHWLANVKYQLRKTGGTKFLKNMDKGHPVFYCSDCASQFRTPSTYISHLESHLGFQMKDMNRLAVEQQTKVEQEISRVSVQRSPETIAGEEDTDSKFK from the coding sequence GTTATGTCCAAGAGGAAGAtttaaaggaagaggaagatattaaggaggaggaagaagatgatGACGACAACAACTCAACTGCTCAACTCCAGGGCAGCAATGACACTGGCACCGATGAGGAACACGAAGTGGGTCCTGAGCAGAAAGGGAACTTTAGTTACCAGAATTCCCCTGTCAGCCATATATCTAACCAGGATGCAGAAAATGAATCACTACTAAGTGATGGTAGTGACCATGTGGCAGATATTAAAAGCATTTGCTCTAGGGAGCCACAGGACCCAAAAACCAGCACCCATCCCAAAGCCCAGAATGAAGCACATGACTGCATGGATAAAATGACAGCGGTCTATGCCAACATACTGTCAGACTCTTACTGGACAGGCTTAGGGCTGGGTTTCAAGTTGTCTAACTCTGAAAAGAGGAGTtgtgaaaacagaaatggagGGAACAAAGCTGATTTTGATTGGCACCAAGACGCACTGTCAAAAAGCTTACAGCAGAATTTACCTTCCAGACCTGTGTCGAAACCCAACCTGTTCAGCTCGGTCCAGCTCTACAGGCAGAGCAGCAAAATGTGCGGCACTGTGTTCACAGGCGCCAGCCGGTTTCGGTGCCGGCAGTGCAGTGCTGCCTATGACACACTGGTAGAACTAACGGTTCATATGAATGAGACAGGTCACTACCAAGATGACAACCATAAAAAGGACAAGCACAGACCTACCAGCTACTCAAAGCCCCGAAAAAGGGCTTTCCAGGACATGGACAAGGAAGATGCACAAAAAGTTCTGAAATGTATGTTCTGTGGTGACTCTTTTGACTCCCTTCAAGATCTGAGCGTTCATATGATAAAAACTAAACATTACCAAAAAGTGCCTTTGAAGGAGCCAGTACCAACCATTTCTTCAAAAATGATCACTCCAGCAAAGAAACGTGTGTTTGATGTTAACAGACCTTGTTCCCCTGATTCCACAACGGGGTCTTTCTCAGATActttttcctctcagaaaaaTGTGAACCTACAGTTATCATCTAACAATCGCTATGGCTATCAGAATGGTGCCAGCTATACATGGCAGTTTGAGGCCTGCAAATCCCAGATTTTGAAGTGTATGGAATGTGGAAGTTCCCACGATACCTTGCAGCAGCTCACAACCCACATGATGGTCACTGGCCATTTCTTGAAAGTCACAAGTTCAGcttcaaagaaaggaaagcaacTTGTTCTGGATCCTTTAGCCGTGGAAAAAATGCAATCGCTGTCTGAAGCACCAGCCAATGACAGCCCAGTTTCAAAATCAACCAGTAAATCATCTGCAGAATGCATAGCTCCCACCTCCGAtctaaaaaaggaaagtaaaaaagaTAAAGCTGAAGATGCAAACAAAGATGAGAAAGCAGTAAAAACTGAAGAGTATGAAGACACTCTTCAGAAACCACTGGATCCCACGATGAAATACCAGTACCTCAGAGAAGAAGATTTAGAGGATGGTTCAAAGGGTGGTGGGGACATTCTAAAGTCCTTGGAGAACACTGTCACAACAGCCATCAATAAAGCTCAAAATGGAGCACCCAGCTGGAGTGCATATCCTAGCATCCATGCAGCTTATCAGCTCTCAGAAGGAGCTAAACCCTCTTTGCCTGTGGGTTCCCAAGTGCTGCAAATCAGACCAACGATCACCAATAAATTGAGGCCGATAGCTCCGAAGTGGAAGGTCATGCCTCTGGTCCCTCTCTCAGCGAATGTGGCCCAGTGCACTCAAGTGAAGAAGGAAACTGATGATAAGGAGGAAGTACAAAAGGACTATGGTAAAGAGGGCGTCCAAGCTGAGCCTGCCTCACTCAGCCAGAGCGAGAGAGAACCTCTTCTTAAATCTGAAGCCTCTGTGGAGCCAAAAAAGAAAGAACCATGTCCCTTGAAAGAAGAAGACAAAATTAAAGAGGACAgcggaaaagaaaaaacagtcctCAAGGAACCAACAACGGCTTCTCTGAGTAATGGTTGTGCTGCAGCCAACCATTCGTCTGAACTGCCTTGTGTCAACCCTCTCAGTGCACTGCAGTCAGTACTAAATAATCATCTGGGCAAAGCCACAGAGCCTTTACGGCCTCAATCCAATTCCAGCCCCAGCTCTAGCACAATTTCTATGTTCCACAAACCTAATCTAAATATGATGGAGAAGCCAGTTTTATCTCCTGGCCCAACCCCACCCAAGCCTGCAAGTGTATCCAGGCACTATTTGTTTGAAAACAATGATCAGCCTATTGACCTGACCAAATCCAAAGGCAAGAAAGCTGAGTCAGCTCAAGCACAATCTTGTACTTCTCCACCTCAAAAACATGCTCTGTCTGACATTGCTGACATGGTCAAAGTTCTTCCCAAAGCTACCACACCAAAACCTGCTGCATCTTCAAGGATCCCGTCTATGAAATTGGAAATAGATGTCCGACGCTTTGAAGACGTCTCAACAGAGGTCTCCACTCTGCATAAAAGGAAGGGCAGACAGTCAAACTGGAACCCTCAGCATCTTCTCATTTTGCAAGCTCAGTTTGCTTCCAGCCTCTTCCAGACGTCTGAAGGTAAATATTTATTATCAGATCTAGGCCCACAAGAGCGCATGCAAATTTCGAAATTTACTGGACTGTCAATGACCACCATCAGTCATTGGCTGGCAAATGTCAAGTATCAACTTAGGAAAACCGGAGGAACAAAGTTTTTGAAAAACATGGACAAAGGACATCCAGTCTTTTATTGCAGCGACTGTGCATCTCAGTTTCGAACCCCATCTACTTACATTAGCCACTTAGAATCTCATCTAGGTTTCCAAATGAAAGACATGAACAGGCTGGCTGTGGAGCAGCAAACCAAGGTAGAGCAAGAAATCTCCAGAGTTTCAGTTCAAAGATCTCCTGAAACAATAGCTGGAGAAGAGGACACAGACTCTAAGTTCAAAT